A genomic window from Roseofilum casamattae BLCC-M143 includes:
- a CDS encoding VOC family protein, whose protein sequence is MKVLHPLHTAILVSDLEKADHFYGTILSLEKCDRALKFPGIWYQIGEYQLHLMLNSDIAIARQNEQKWGRNAHIAFRVDSLQETKQRLIEYNCSFQLSSSGRSALFVEDPDGNILELSEG, encoded by the coding sequence ATGAAAGTTCTGCATCCTTTACATACCGCTATTCTCGTTTCAGATCTGGAGAAAGCCGACCATTTTTATGGGACGATTTTGAGTTTGGAAAAGTGCGATCGCGCGCTGAAGTTTCCCGGCATTTGGTATCAGATTGGCGAGTACCAATTACATTTAATGCTGAATTCCGATATTGCGATCGCTCGGCAGAACGAACAGAAGTGGGGACGGAATGCTCATATTGCTTTTCGCGTTGATTCCTTACAGGAGACAAAGCAACGGCTAATTGAGTATAACTGTTCCTTTCAGTTAAGTTCGTCGGGGCGATCGGCGTTGTTTGTGGAAGATCCGGATGGCAATATTTTGGAGTTGAGTGAGGGATAA